A single Anatilimnocola floriformis DNA region contains:
- a CDS encoding YybH family protein, producing MRTIVVLIALAASLASAGQNEPAKEPEKVATGGARAEAIHDQLRAVREEFLTAFGKQDFDALVALLDENVVLTAQDGKELKSIRSKQGVREYLDRMLVGPKRGIESMTIKPTVDELSALHNGDTAVATGSSLDHYKLSDGNEFDLKTRWSVTLIDKNGKWLIANLHVSTSLFDNPVISAVSRAATWAAIGIGAVALLVGFGGGMLMCRNRSL from the coding sequence ATGCGAACTATTGTAGTGCTGATTGCCCTGGCGGCTTCGTTGGCGAGTGCGGGGCAGAATGAGCCGGCCAAAGAGCCGGAAAAGGTCGCGACGGGCGGTGCGCGGGCGGAAGCAATTCACGATCAACTGCGAGCCGTTCGCGAAGAGTTTCTCACGGCGTTTGGTAAGCAAGATTTCGATGCTCTCGTGGCGTTGCTCGACGAGAATGTTGTGTTGACAGCGCAGGATGGCAAGGAGTTGAAATCCATCCGCAGCAAGCAAGGTGTGCGCGAATATCTCGATCGCATGTTGGTCGGGCCCAAACGTGGCATCGAAAGCATGACGATCAAGCCGACCGTCGACGAACTGTCTGCCCTGCACAACGGCGACACGGCAGTCGCGACGGGAAGTTCGCTCGACCACTACAAACTGAGCGATGGCAACGAATTCGACCTGAAGACGCGCTGGAGCGTGACGCTGATCGACAAGAATGGCAAATGGCTTATCGCCAATCTGCACGTTTCGACCAGCTTGTTCGACAATCCCGTGATTTCGGCAGTATCGCGTGCTGCCACTTGGGCCGCCATTGGAATTGGCGCAGTCGCACTGCTGGTGGGCTTTGGCGGCGGAATGCTCATGTGCCGGAATCGTTCGCTATAA
- a CDS encoding serine/threonine protein kinase: MTSNEPTLPFEQPGSHGDEKTLPVDAERISQLGLETALHIDRLCAEFEQELRRDLNCRLESWLAKCSPPERLAAFQELLAIEWEERARHGKEFAATEYIDRFPEYQSVIERLVKIRKESATTLGLVELPATLPIVDKAPTTARELFGEFEILSEIGYDGPWLLRKARQTQLNRMVILKSPKLETDPAKMEALAAALHQEAETAAKLDHPGILPVVGSGEWEGVPYLALGSVDGETLADKLVRGPLDNRLAAEYARQLAETLFAVHQAGVRHGNLRPEDIFIGRDGRLRLTGFQAADILPRNLTSFTAPERRPGFSSAIDHRIDVYGIGVLLYVMLTGQPLYQADNDFALWGLIAKGKFRPPREWNRRIDRDLEAICQRALAPDPYNRYRGRLPTQTLIADLRRFLSGHAVEARPDAFWRKPLLWARRNRRPFVTAVAALLLLVLAIGWERWRAQQAWSRILTEQVTVADAESSRAFFARRDYFQPHYEEFAVGRALATLRARGPEVALKEVCLPESRRPHFAFRQAQNKAWNSTLTRIQCQIALRLGYYHVATALLGKTEQLPRHPADLVLSLENAVLMNDADLLAVSVRRHDEKAIFAAAKIDPSNDLIRALLEIEGTAIDRTIHNRDGEPHADEYFPRQSYSAVDNVRLTLAKLQPKLSQSPGARRAIPKLIVAYAEAGPNNGERLLQILNSIDPKWRSSPEAREAIGPVFALKGITFTETREGLQARAKSVDDLLLSIDPQWLSAKEAEAAVPLLASHLEQQSQLLAGMRLQGRQSPNQRYEPLWAAYDILKLLGPRAKQARPALEKMLAEGDLPRMVGAAGLAAIDLNWLQTAEAKRLLSEVIASYPVEFGVMNDAQLKAREQSQRPTGKPIGAHDFALALKSLSDADREAAIVGLIQVLPDERALEALVQLEKEWQLSPFVRELVPSVLIALQQDQPPLRVANLCWLLGKIGTENRAAQVELLKRINSVESVLAQRPIYELVRGQPTAGPVSVGEVACKSLDSLNPLWREDPSIRAHLSSAITAFLHALSRSDSYYNGNYNTILVSVCNLPLILDNETELFDDLSTGIDADNLYARSASHKIIAALGWRGARFLPVLTKAAREPGALGELSRATMQSVLFSAHQSPLSVVELRAEVGDALDLENLLPLLTLPRSPARKDLVQLLDHQDRAWREASATSAACKQWQAELEQGVASAEWARAASALHLCDELSQNAQQVLIDRFQGTNSVGDKREAMREQRRSAAHLIGEMELATPAVLKALLDSYISQGSANYDDYVASSAEDALAKIGVAALPATLERLATADEKLRTRYFHAAIREDAKLMANPTVQKQVEQWCRDLAERPTESPAIFGLHYFSNLPAFGITPASVLPALRTCLAERSRWRTAAPILGNFGPDGADALPTLLSRVVGNDLSATDRELLWNTVNKLDPWGAPSAQVGKALEEQNAVAEQILAQCLKEIPPPPGMVSEAFGRLTGKSQKMTQAEREAMQRAFRVLGHLRAKAQPAVPILLESFRGRADERYTLAQTLGRIGPTAREAIPELVRGLTSDEHLTRIVSQSLSLIDPGWNNTLEFAEVRQLVAAESLRSLQVRNPPWKYHLALATVSGMYQQQSAAGPGEGEFIPIDLSPFANELLKTRIGTGENHLEAVPQGSFSCNGCQFIIGSRYVHLAGGWDVKVNKSTKAIPLDLHAHRIHFLHSTWAGSHEGLVVGRYLVRYTDESELIVPIVYGLNISDWWVHKTNTRHPLPYAETAWEGTNPQADASGCKLVLNRFTWVNPYPNKQIQSVEFANIPSSASGCCLVAMSAEQVP, encoded by the coding sequence ATGACCTCCAACGAACCAACATTGCCGTTCGAGCAGCCGGGCAGTCACGGTGATGAGAAGACGCTTCCCGTCGATGCCGAACGCATTTCGCAGTTGGGACTCGAAACGGCATTGCACATCGATCGGCTGTGCGCGGAATTCGAGCAAGAGCTGCGACGCGATCTTAATTGCCGCTTGGAATCTTGGTTAGCGAAATGTTCCCCGCCAGAACGCCTCGCTGCGTTTCAAGAATTGCTCGCCATTGAGTGGGAAGAGCGAGCTCGACACGGCAAGGAGTTTGCTGCGACCGAATACATCGATCGCTTTCCTGAGTATCAATCCGTCATCGAACGCTTGGTGAAAATTCGCAAGGAATCGGCAACCACGCTCGGACTTGTCGAATTGCCCGCGACTTTGCCGATTGTCGATAAGGCACCGACTACGGCCCGTGAGTTGTTCGGTGAGTTCGAAATCTTGAGCGAGATCGGCTACGACGGTCCATGGTTGCTGCGAAAGGCCCGGCAGACGCAACTCAATCGCATGGTGATCTTGAAGTCGCCAAAGCTGGAAACCGATCCTGCCAAAATGGAGGCACTGGCGGCCGCCTTACATCAAGAAGCCGAGACAGCGGCCAAGCTCGATCATCCGGGCATCTTGCCGGTGGTCGGCAGCGGCGAATGGGAAGGCGTGCCGTATCTTGCGCTGGGCAGTGTCGATGGCGAAACACTCGCTGACAAGCTTGTGCGCGGGCCGCTCGATAATCGACTCGCCGCGGAATATGCACGCCAGCTCGCAGAGACCCTTTTCGCGGTCCATCAAGCTGGCGTTCGGCATGGAAACCTTCGGCCCGAAGACATTTTTATCGGTCGCGATGGCCGTTTGCGATTGACCGGATTTCAGGCGGCCGACATCTTGCCGCGAAATCTCACCTCCTTCACAGCGCCCGAACGAAGGCCTGGCTTTAGCTCGGCGATCGACCATCGAATCGACGTTTACGGCATCGGTGTCCTGCTCTACGTGATGTTGACCGGCCAACCGCTCTATCAAGCTGACAACGACTTCGCGCTCTGGGGGTTGATCGCCAAAGGAAAGTTTCGACCGCCGCGCGAATGGAATCGCCGCATCGATCGCGACCTCGAAGCGATCTGCCAAAGGGCCCTCGCGCCCGATCCCTATAATCGTTATCGCGGGCGATTACCAACACAAACGTTGATCGCCGATCTGCGACGCTTTTTGAGCGGCCACGCGGTCGAGGCTCGGCCAGACGCCTTCTGGCGTAAGCCGTTGTTGTGGGCGAGGCGCAACCGCCGACCATTCGTCACAGCGGTGGCAGCACTCTTGCTGTTGGTGTTAGCCATCGGCTGGGAACGCTGGCGAGCTCAGCAGGCTTGGAGCCGAATCCTCACGGAACAAGTCACCGTAGCAGATGCCGAGTCTAGCCGCGCGTTCTTTGCCCGCCGAGATTACTTTCAGCCTCACTACGAAGAGTTCGCGGTGGGGAGAGCACTTGCAACGTTGCGCGCGCGGGGCCCCGAGGTTGCCCTGAAGGAAGTTTGCCTCCCCGAGTCGCGCCGGCCGCACTTCGCGTTTCGCCAAGCCCAGAACAAAGCCTGGAATTCAACGCTCACTCGCATTCAATGCCAGATTGCCTTGCGACTGGGTTATTACCATGTGGCAACCGCTCTGTTGGGAAAAACTGAGCAGCTGCCACGTCATCCAGCCGATTTGGTGTTGAGTCTGGAAAACGCTGTCTTGATGAACGATGCGGACCTCTTAGCCGTGAGCGTTCGGCGTCACGATGAAAAAGCCATCTTCGCTGCAGCCAAAATCGATCCTAGCAATGACCTCATTCGAGCGCTACTGGAAATCGAAGGCACCGCGATAGATCGTACAATCCACAATCGCGATGGCGAACCTCATGCGGATGAGTATTTTCCGCGGCAGTCCTACTCGGCAGTTGATAACGTACGTCTAACGCTGGCGAAACTTCAGCCAAAGCTGTCGCAGTCACCGGGCGCAAGACGAGCGATTCCTAAATTGATTGTGGCTTACGCAGAGGCCGGGCCGAACAATGGAGAGCGGCTTCTCCAGATATTGAACTCCATCGATCCGAAATGGCGAAGTTCGCCGGAAGCGCGCGAGGCAATCGGACCTGTGTTTGCTCTCAAAGGCATAACGTTCACGGAAACACGTGAAGGTCTGCAGGCCCGTGCTAAATCAGTAGATGATCTGCTGCTCAGCATCGATCCCCAGTGGTTGTCAGCTAAGGAAGCGGAAGCTGCCGTGCCGCTCCTGGCGTCACATCTCGAACAGCAGTCCCAGTTATTGGCCGGTATGCGATTGCAGGGGCGTCAGTCACCAAATCAAAGATACGAGCCGTTATGGGCCGCATATGACATCTTGAAATTGCTTGGCCCGCGCGCGAAACAAGCTCGGCCCGCTTTAGAAAAGATGTTGGCAGAAGGTGATTTACCACGGATGGTTGGGGCCGCCGGTCTGGCCGCGATTGATCTAAACTGGCTACAAACGGCGGAAGCGAAGCGATTGCTGAGCGAGGTCATCGCGAGCTATCCCGTTGAGTTTGGCGTGATGAACGACGCCCAATTAAAGGCCCGTGAACAGTCGCAAAGGCCAACCGGAAAGCCAATCGGCGCACACGATTTTGCCCTCGCCCTTAAGAGCTTGTCTGACGCAGACCGTGAGGCGGCAATTGTCGGCCTGATCCAAGTCCTTCCCGACGAACGAGCGTTGGAAGCCCTAGTTCAATTGGAAAAAGAATGGCAGCTATCCCCGTTCGTTCGCGAACTTGTTCCGTCGGTGCTCATCGCTCTTCAACAGGATCAGCCGCCGCTTCGCGTCGCAAATCTATGTTGGCTGCTCGGCAAAATTGGCACTGAGAACCGTGCGGCACAGGTTGAGCTGCTCAAGCGGATCAATTCCGTTGAGAGCGTCTTGGCGCAAAGGCCAATCTATGAACTGGTGCGAGGCCAACCCACCGCGGGCCCTGTGAGCGTTGGTGAAGTGGCCTGCAAGTCGCTGGACTCGCTGAATCCCCTGTGGCGTGAGGATCCATCGATTCGCGCACACCTCAGCAGTGCTATTACCGCATTTCTGCACGCCCTCAGTCGCAGCGATAGCTACTACAACGGCAACTACAACACAATTTTGGTATCAGTGTGCAACTTGCCGCTCATTCTCGACAACGAAACGGAGCTGTTCGACGACCTGTCGACGGGGATAGATGCAGACAATTTGTATGCCCGCAGTGCCTCTCACAAAATCATAGCCGCGCTCGGTTGGCGAGGTGCTCGATTCTTGCCAGTGCTGACGAAAGCAGCCCGCGAGCCCGGTGCATTGGGCGAACTCTCACGAGCGACCATGCAAAGCGTATTGTTCAGTGCGCACCAATCCCCGCTGTCGGTAGTTGAATTGCGCGCAGAAGTTGGTGATGCGCTCGACCTCGAAAATCTGTTGCCATTGCTTACCTTGCCGCGCTCCCCAGCCCGCAAGGATCTGGTGCAACTACTCGATCATCAAGACCGTGCCTGGCGTGAAGCCAGCGCAACCTCCGCCGCGTGCAAGCAATGGCAGGCCGAGCTTGAGCAGGGCGTAGCTTCCGCAGAATGGGCTCGCGCGGCAAGCGCGCTGCACTTGTGCGACGAGCTTTCGCAGAACGCACAACAAGTCTTGATAGACCGTTTTCAGGGGACCAACTCGGTAGGTGATAAGCGAGAAGCCATGCGCGAACAGCGACGCTCGGCCGCTCATCTCATCGGCGAAATGGAACTCGCCACTCCCGCGGTCTTGAAAGCGCTACTCGATTCTTACATCTCCCAAGGATCGGCGAATTACGACGATTACGTTGCTTCTTCCGCCGAAGACGCGCTCGCCAAAATCGGCGTCGCCGCGCTCCCTGCCACGTTGGAACGATTGGCCACTGCGGACGAAAAGCTGCGCACGCGGTACTTTCATGCCGCGATTCGCGAAGACGCGAAATTGATGGCGAATCCAACGGTGCAGAAACAAGTCGAACAATGGTGCCGCGATCTCGCCGAACGGCCAACCGAGTCGCCGGCAATTTTCGGATTGCATTACTTCAGCAATTTGCCAGCCTTCGGAATAACGCCCGCCAGCGTCTTGCCGGCACTGCGCACATGCCTCGCCGAGCGCAGTCGCTGGCGAACGGCTGCGCCGATCCTGGGCAACTTCGGCCCCGACGGCGCAGATGCGCTTCCCACGTTGCTCTCGCGCGTCGTCGGCAACGATTTGAGTGCGACCGACCGCGAGTTGCTTTGGAACACGGTCAATAAGTTGGATCCGTGGGGAGCGCCCTCCGCGCAGGTTGGCAAGGCATTGGAAGAGCAAAACGCAGTCGCCGAACAAATTCTGGCGCAATGCCTCAAGGAGATTCCGCCACCCCCTGGCATGGTTTCCGAAGCGTTCGGCCGCTTGACTGGCAAATCGCAAAAAATGACGCAGGCAGAAAGAGAAGCCATGCAGCGCGCCTTCCGGGTTCTCGGGCATTTGCGGGCAAAAGCGCAGCCCGCCGTTCCCATTTTGCTCGAATCATTCCGCGGCAGAGCAGACGAGCGTTACACTCTCGCGCAGACCCTAGGACGTATTGGCCCTACCGCCCGAGAAGCGATCCCAGAGTTGGTTCGCGGTCTCACCAGCGACGAACACCTGACCAGAATTGTCTCTCAGTCTCTGAGCCTGATCGATCCTGGCTGGAATAACACACTCGAGTTTGCCGAAGTACGACAACTGGTTGCAGCCGAATCGCTGCGGTCATTGCAAGTACGGAATCCGCCCTGGAAGTATCATCTAGCTCTGGCTACGGTCAGCGGCATGTATCAGCAACAATCTGCAGCAGGCCCCGGTGAAGGCGAATTCATTCCAATCGATCTTTCACCGTTCGCCAACGAATTGCTGAAGACCCGCATCGGCACCGGCGAAAATCACCTCGAAGCAGTTCCTCAAGGATCCTTTAGCTGCAACGGTTGCCAGTTCATTATCGGCAGCCGCTATGTCCATCTGGCCGGCGGCTGGGATGTCAAAGTGAACAAATCGACGAAGGCGATCCCTCTCGACCTGCATGCCCACCGAATTCATTTCCTGCATTCCACTTGGGCGGGAAGTCACGAAGGCCTGGTCGTCGGTCGTTACTTGGTGCGATACACCGACGAATCAGAGTTGATCGTACCCATCGTCTACGGACTCAATATTTCGGATTGGTGGGTGCACAAAACAAATACTCGTCATCCGCTTCCTTATGCCGAAACTGCATGGGAAGGCACTAATCCGCAGGCCGACGCCTCAGGCTGTAAGCTCGTCCTTAATCGGTTTACTTGGGTCAATCCCTATCCGAACAAGCAGATTCAATCTGTTGAATTCGCAAACATACCGAGTTCAGCCAGCGGCTGCTGCCTCGTGGCGATGTCTGCCGAGCAAGTGCCGTAA
- a CDS encoding serine/threonine-protein kinase has translation MFYPVAIAAFSLSLVLFLMGQFAACSYWLVVGCGTLLPVRFAARIDSDARFVVPLLIGSVMLILFTESSDLQMLNSIFGIGVCLVLAFMFGRSLYDYDQDFGFLWGGWWPTVVLATFISLTQLLAKRGSPFPGFDQLLTGISFVPGSFNFFESGDATEDAGLTRLLVAFTSMDQSEDVASIRIAICRHLWLLLMALPLGSLLQLLSVTAYDILRPNELEAEEGTRLSSWNWLGLPLLVFGFIIAPQSTVLLLLLMIGLSTELREYVLKQRWRCVLVAGIVLWGCFAAFSGEWPPITRMVRPGLFALGSGNNIAYRALPLDQRVLFVLSLLADVGPRDALVRGGMWLLAFAVAAPLGVGIRIFSVWFWRGVMKYESTLEHAVDRWNAADPTVSESLAETNNEVEVRQQVELPATIDSTEGSKPSTSFAEIDFGQYEILDVIGRGGMGRVYKARHKRLGRVVALKTILTGASSHGGAMRRFQEEAESAAGLDHPTIVPVYEFGSAKGELYFTMAYIEGQSLAQRLATGPIEARQAAYFVQQAAIAAAFAHERGVVHRDLKPGNILLDRDGSVKVTDFGLARRLDVLEADSEAPLDFPFLNTYETVCRLTQTGAVMGTPAYMAPEQALDAKRAGPPADVWALGAVLFVCLTGRPPFHSENAMETLTLLIEADPPTPRSLNPAVDFDLEAICIRCLQKKEADRYASATELAADLDRWLQGHTPRAARLTWLEQLRRFDVAYPEVLALATGGVAFLLGNLQEAIFVTIVIAMMRTVSPGPNWPQILASGMIWGVISIVGPIVSMFKHATWDVPTDELLINFNEPAVNICTLLSALVGAPVGMLFAFGGEAVAGKSESLRWYWRGTLLLAIAGFIVVYVMTTTARHSSNFDKTNMFWTWFNRDGGFVPALLIVVPLAISVGALLQRMQARITRLRGASGKWARLFVPTAVACAGCSTLLVAALIPFSETRIALDLTGYCGPGPLLTHAEQVFRDFTGLPVLPTWTIIFFSKFFLLSLPMLLVTAIVSWLLRERVAK, from the coding sequence ATGTTTTATCCGGTTGCCATCGCTGCTTTCTCGCTGTCGCTGGTCTTGTTTCTCATGGGGCAGTTCGCGGCTTGCTCGTATTGGCTGGTAGTCGGTTGCGGCACTTTGCTGCCGGTGAGGTTTGCGGCGCGAATTGATTCAGACGCGCGGTTTGTCGTGCCGCTCCTGATCGGCAGTGTGATGCTGATCTTGTTTACCGAGTCATCCGACTTGCAGATGCTCAACAGCATATTTGGCATCGGCGTGTGCCTGGTGCTTGCCTTCATGTTTGGCCGCTCGTTGTACGACTACGACCAAGACTTCGGCTTTCTCTGGGGTGGTTGGTGGCCAACAGTCGTGCTCGCAACCTTCATTAGTTTGACTCAATTGCTCGCCAAACGGGGCTCGCCGTTTCCTGGATTCGACCAGCTACTGACGGGTATCTCGTTCGTTCCTGGCAGCTTCAACTTCTTTGAGAGTGGCGATGCCACCGAAGATGCTGGGTTGACGCGTCTGCTGGTCGCCTTCACCTCGATGGATCAATCCGAAGATGTTGCGTCGATTCGAATCGCCATCTGTCGACACCTCTGGTTGCTGCTGATGGCGCTTCCCTTGGGATCGCTGTTGCAGTTGCTTTCGGTAACTGCCTACGACATTCTGCGGCCCAACGAATTGGAAGCCGAAGAAGGCACGCGCCTCAGCTCGTGGAATTGGCTAGGTCTGCCGCTCCTGGTGTTTGGATTCATCATTGCTCCGCAGAGCACGGTGCTGTTGCTGCTGCTCATGATTGGCTTGAGTACAGAGCTGCGCGAGTACGTGCTGAAGCAGCGTTGGCGATGCGTGCTAGTGGCTGGGATTGTGTTGTGGGGCTGCTTTGCCGCTTTTTCCGGCGAGTGGCCGCCGATCACGCGCATGGTTCGACCCGGTCTGTTCGCGCTGGGGTCCGGTAACAATATTGCCTATCGCGCGTTGCCCCTCGACCAACGAGTGTTGTTCGTGCTTTCTTTGCTCGCCGATGTTGGTCCGCGCGACGCATTAGTGCGGGGCGGGATGTGGCTCCTCGCCTTTGCTGTGGCGGCACCGCTGGGCGTAGGCATCCGGATCTTCAGTGTGTGGTTCTGGCGTGGGGTGATGAAATACGAAAGCACACTGGAACATGCAGTCGACCGTTGGAATGCGGCCGATCCGACGGTCTCGGAAAGCTTGGCAGAAACAAACAATGAAGTCGAAGTCCGACAGCAGGTAGAGTTGCCGGCAACGATCGATTCCACGGAAGGCAGCAAGCCGTCCACTAGTTTTGCCGAGATTGATTTCGGCCAGTACGAAATCCTGGATGTCATCGGTCGCGGCGGCATGGGACGCGTTTACAAAGCGCGTCACAAACGACTCGGTCGCGTGGTAGCTCTGAAAACTATTCTTACCGGCGCGAGTTCGCACGGTGGCGCGATGCGACGGTTTCAGGAAGAAGCCGAGTCCGCGGCAGGCCTCGATCATCCTACGATCGTTCCCGTGTATGAGTTCGGCAGTGCAAAAGGAGAGCTGTATTTCACGATGGCCTATATCGAAGGCCAGAGCCTAGCTCAGCGACTTGCGACGGGACCAATCGAGGCCCGGCAAGCAGCCTACTTTGTGCAACAGGCCGCTATTGCGGCAGCCTTTGCGCACGAACGCGGCGTGGTGCATCGCGATCTCAAGCCGGGCAACATCTTGCTCGACCGGGATGGCAGCGTGAAAGTGACCGACTTTGGACTCGCGCGGCGGCTCGATGTACTCGAGGCCGACAGCGAAGCACCGCTCGATTTTCCGTTCCTCAACACTTACGAAACGGTTTGCCGCCTTACTCAAACCGGCGCAGTCATGGGCACGCCGGCGTACATGGCGCCGGAGCAAGCCTTGGACGCCAAGCGCGCCGGCCCGCCAGCGGATGTTTGGGCACTCGGCGCAGTTTTGTTCGTCTGTTTGACGGGGCGTCCTCCGTTTCATTCCGAAAATGCGATGGAGACCCTGACGCTACTGATCGAAGCCGACCCTCCTACGCCGCGCTCGCTCAATCCAGCAGTCGACTTCGATCTGGAAGCGATCTGTATTCGCTGCCTTCAGAAAAAGGAGGCCGATCGCTATGCGTCAGCAACCGAACTTGCCGCCGATTTAGATCGTTGGTTGCAGGGACACACGCCCCGCGCTGCGCGGCTGACCTGGCTAGAGCAGTTGCGGCGGTTTGATGTGGCGTATCCCGAGGTCCTGGCGTTAGCGACGGGCGGCGTCGCTTTCCTGTTGGGAAATTTGCAAGAAGCAATCTTCGTCACAATCGTGATCGCGATGATGAGAACCGTTTCGCCTGGGCCCAACTGGCCGCAGATTCTGGCTTCTGGAATGATCTGGGGCGTGATCAGCATCGTGGGCCCCATCGTGAGTATGTTCAAACACGCTACCTGGGATGTGCCAACCGATGAACTGCTTATCAATTTCAATGAGCCAGCCGTGAATATTTGCACGCTGCTCAGTGCTCTTGTTGGCGCTCCGGTGGGAATGCTGTTCGCATTTGGCGGCGAAGCCGTGGCAGGCAAATCGGAATCGCTGCGCTGGTATTGGCGAGGCACACTGCTGCTTGCCATTGCTGGCTTTATCGTAGTCTATGTAATGACAACCACGGCTCGTCATTCTTCGAATTTCGACAAAACAAACATGTTTTGGACGTGGTTCAATCGCGATGGTGGCTTCGTGCCGGCGCTACTCATCGTCGTGCCATTAGCCATTTCTGTTGGCGCGTTGCTGCAGCGGATGCAAGCTCGCATCACGCGACTTCGCGGCGCGAGCGGCAAGTGGGCGCGATTATTCGTTCCCACGGCGGTCGCCTGCGCCGGTTGCTCCACACTGCTGGTGGCTGCACTCATTCCGTTCAGCGAGACTCGAATCGCGCTCGATCTCACTGGCTACTGCGGTCCTGGGCCGCTCCTCACGCACGCCGAGCAAGTCTTTAGAGATTTCACGGGGTTGCCGGTGTTGCCGACGTGGACGATCATTTTCTTTAGCAAGTTTTTCCTGCTCTCCCTGCCTATGTTACTAGTGACGGCCATCGTCTCTTGGCTCTTGCGCGAGAGGGTAGCGAAATGA
- a CDS encoding protein kinase domain-containing protein, with protein MAGTIEQQLQTELKSLGYSFAELAGLGETGPVYRGRCQATNEPVAIKVLNQKPNPHDPPLPTDVAGYVRLIAVHQVAEKILLVSPWIEATSLAATLRSSGPRSNQQAIEIVRKVAATLTALHEQRRTHGSLKPSDVLLSKDNTVYILDAGWPRSAERIDDPYAPPVNDDATQADIYRLGGILYASLTGQAPAPVRKSPHSIVDIALLRPDLPRDLAEICRGCLATSLSERYATVAEVGEDLDRCERAETIRSRTLGPLGAAATVFADAPYAFVTLAAVAVVLLLLSPEIAFHNFPLNSRRWHFEAIAPAGALTGLILGAFIKLQIQKFPTLIGACVGCGYGLLTGLLLPVVASTSAGKLQTSWGAALQSLAAFLPPLWISLIGMPLIGGLLGIGWSSLSTRDARWRSQWRWWFAAAVVCYLLSYWLFLFVQDFPDLRTPLLWCRRVTMFFAGAACTPPLGSFLSDAAQSMSGMKRKAPGHAQLMVLLSVLAVTLLWRTMPVAAIPTSSSFFVFTTLTPRQAFDPAGGWLAGSLTSSPVPTILLIAGATFGSLLLAVCLRAPTLAIVLLGGALGTAVAYLIATRIEQDLLWSYRLLPMLVVIAGVGVVAHLIVNRLPPRWRLALRSENESQQTKSWADNEGWLLVGFTFGAILIAAIVLPPLWSLTG; from the coding sequence ATGGCAGGAACTATCGAGCAGCAGTTGCAAACTGAGCTGAAAAGCCTGGGCTACTCCTTCGCCGAACTGGCTGGATTGGGAGAAACTGGCCCGGTTTATCGCGGACGTTGCCAGGCGACCAACGAACCGGTGGCGATCAAGGTTTTGAATCAAAAACCAAACCCGCATGATCCGCCGTTACCGACTGATGTCGCTGGCTACGTTCGCTTAATCGCAGTGCATCAAGTAGCTGAGAAGATTTTACTCGTCAGCCCTTGGATTGAAGCTACCAGCCTGGCGGCGACCCTGCGCAGTTCGGGCCCAAGGTCGAATCAACAGGCGATTGAAATCGTTCGAAAAGTTGCGGCTACGCTCACTGCATTGCACGAGCAACGTCGCACGCACGGTAGCTTGAAGCCGAGCGACGTTCTTCTGTCCAAAGACAATACGGTTTACATCCTGGATGCCGGTTGGCCGCGATCTGCCGAGCGCATTGACGATCCCTATGCTCCTCCCGTCAATGACGACGCAACTCAAGCAGACATTTATCGCCTTGGCGGCATCCTCTACGCGTCGCTCACGGGGCAAGCTCCGGCGCCGGTGAGAAAATCGCCGCATTCGATCGTTGATATTGCTTTACTGCGGCCGGACCTGCCTCGCGATCTGGCCGAAATCTGTCGAGGCTGCTTGGCGACATCGCTTTCCGAGCGATACGCAACTGTCGCGGAGGTGGGTGAAGATTTAGATCGCTGCGAGCGTGCGGAGACAATCCGTTCGCGCACCTTGGGACCACTGGGAGCAGCGGCGACGGTGTTTGCCGATGCGCCGTATGCGTTTGTGACGTTGGCTGCTGTAGCAGTTGTGCTGCTGTTACTGAGCCCGGAAATCGCGTTCCACAATTTTCCATTGAACTCGCGCCGCTGGCACTTCGAAGCCATCGCACCGGCGGGCGCGCTGACCGGCCTCATCCTCGGCGCGTTCATCAAACTCCAAATTCAAAAGTTCCCCACGCTCATCGGCGCGTGCGTGGGCTGCGGATATGGATTGCTTACGGGCCTGCTCTTGCCGGTAGTGGCAAGCACTTCGGCCGGCAAGTTACAGACGTCGTGGGGAGCCGCACTGCAAAGCCTGGCTGCTTTCCTTCCGCCGCTGTGGATTTCCTTGATCGGGATGCCACTGATCGGAGGACTGTTGGGCATCGGCTGGTCGTCGCTGTCTACTCGCGATGCGCGTTGGCGTAGCCAATGGCGATGGTGGTTTGCCGCCGCCGTTGTGTGCTACCTCCTCTCGTATTGGCTCTTTCTGTTTGTGCAAGACTTCCCAGACCTCAGAACACCGCTTCTTTGGTGCCGCAGAGTTACCATGTTCTTCGCTGGCGCCGCATGCACGCCGCCGCTCGGAAGTTTTTTGAGCGACGCAGCGCAATCGATGAGCGGAATGAAACGAAAAGCTCCCGGACACGCGCAGCTAATGGTCTTATTGAGCGTACTAGCTGTAACGTTGCTCTGGCGAACTATGCCCGTTGCCGCGATTCCTACCAGCAGCAGTTTTTTTGTGTTCACCACGCTCACTCCACGTCAAGCGTTCGATCCAGCTGGGGGTTGGCTTGCTGGATCGCTTACATCGAGCCCAGTGCCCACAATCCTGCTGATTGCTGGCGCGACGTTTGGCTCGCTGTTGCTCGCAGTTTGCCTGCGTGCTCCGACATTGGCGATTGTGCTGCTGGGCGGTGCATTGGGAACGGCAGTGGCGTATCTGATTGCGACACGCATCGAGCAGGATCTGCTCTGGTCGTATCGTCTGCTGCCAATGCTGGTTGTCATTGCAGGCGTAGGCGTCGTGGCGCACCTGATTGTCAATCGTCTGCCGCCACGATGGCGACTCGCACTGCGTTCCGAAAATGAATCGCAGCAGACGAAGTCTTGGGCAGACAACGAAGGCTGGCTGCTGGTCGGTTTTACTTTTGGCGCGATCTTGATCGCGGCGATTGTGTTGCCGCCGTTGTGGTCATTGACCGGCTAG